The genome window acttttctctattttaatcTTTATGATATACACTAAACATATCTGTCTACTTTCGTGCTGCTTACATTTTTCAGTGTCAACCATGAAAATTCAACAGATGTCTTGCCAGAGATGATCATATTTGTGTGGTCCACAATTTTATTTCAGAGTTTGGTCCTCTTTAAtatttggaaatgtttttttGCATAAGGCCGGTAACAAAAAACTTGTTTCTTCTTCTGTGGGGTTAGAGGAAAGATGAATTTTGTCCTAAGTACATTGCTCGTGCTcacatgaaataattttcagGGATAAGGAAGAATAACAAGGTGCATTCCTCAGTGTTTGCCAAGCTGCTTGAGGGTCACCATGGTTGTCTGGAATAATAGTGATTCTATGGAGCCCATATTTATTCTGAGGGGTTTTCCTGGGCTGGAGTATGTTCATTCTTGGCTCTCCATcccattctttcttgtgtatttggtAGCATTTATTGGTAACGTTACCATCCTCTCTGTCATCTGGATAGAGTCCTCGCTCCATCAGCCCATGTATTACTTCCTTTCCTTCTTGGCACTGACTGACCTGGGTATGTCCCTGTCCACACTTCCCACCGTGCTTGCTGTGTTATGGTTGGATGCTCAGGAAATCCAGGCGAGTGCTTGCTATGCGCAGCTGTTCTTCATCCACACGTTCACATTCTTGGAGTCCTCGGTGCTGCTGGCCATGGCCTTTGACCGTCTGGTTGCTATCTGCCTCCCACTGCACTACTCCACTatcctcaccaacagtgtagttgGCAGGATTGGTCTGGCCTGCATGCTGCGAAGCACGAGCGTCGTACTGCCCACACCATTGCTCCTGAGACGCTATCACTACTGCCGTGTCAATGCCCTCTCCCATGCCTTCTGCTTGCACCAGGATGTTCTGAAATTATCCTGTTCAGATGCCAGGATCAACAGCGCTTATGGACTGTGTGTGGTCATTGCCACACTGGGCGTGGATTCAGTCTTCATACTTCTTTCTTATGTTCTGATTCTGAACGCTGTGCTGGGTACTGCATCTCGTGAAGAGCGCCTAAAAGCACTCAACACGTGTGTGTCCCATGTCTGCGTGGTGCTCATCTTCTTTGTGCCAGTTATTGGGGTGTCAATAATCCATCGCTTTGGGCAACATCTGGCTCCCGTAGTCCACGTCCTCATGGCTGACATGTACCTGCTCCTTCCCCCGGTGCTGAACCCTGTTGTTTACAGTGTCAGGACAAAGCAGATTCGTCTAGGAATTCTCCGCAAGTTTGGGCCAGGGAGGAAGTTTTAAGTAACCTCTATCCTCCAGTTTTCCCACTGAAAATCCTAGGGAAGCTATTTTAGTGtatgagaaataaagtatttgggtcttgttcattttattaaattcctAATTCTTTCACTTCTTAGATATGTGATCTCAGTTAATCCTTAATATTTATGATTTAGGTTTCTCTTGGAAAATTGTGATAACTATGGCTTTTATCTATCCCTAAGGTTATTACTAGACAAAATAGACAATATATGTAAtagaaattaactttttaaaactgtatgcaaatttgttaatattattaaattattattattaatgataataacagTAACATCTTATGAAATGTAACTATGCTTACATGGTTTCTCATGTTAATGACttaaaactcagaaatcaatctgtatctttttctctctttttctaataCATTTGCCCATATTTTGTTTCATGTGCCACAATGTcataactttttataaaattatttctgagtTCTTAGGGCAAGTTTGGAACTTGAGTTTCTGACTGCACTTTGAACTGCTACTGTGGCTGTTGGCTATGAACTAAGTCCTCATCTCATCACTGGGCAATGATGTGTCTTTTCTCTTATTGCTACTTTAGATATAGCAGCTCCCTCAATTTGCCAGCAAATACTGAAGCAGATACACGG of Cynocephalus volans isolate mCynVol1 chromosome 4, mCynVol1.pri, whole genome shotgun sequence contains these proteins:
- the LOC134376855 gene encoding olfactory receptor 51L1; this encodes MVVWNNSDSMEPIFILRGFPGLEYVHSWLSIPFFLVYLVAFIGNVTILSVIWIESSLHQPMYYFLSFLALTDLGMSLSTLPTVLAVLWLDAQEIQASACYAQLFFIHTFTFLESSVLLAMAFDRLVAICLPLHYSTILTNSVVGRIGLACMLRSTSVVLPTPLLLRRYHYCRVNALSHAFCLHQDVLKLSCSDARINSAYGLCVVIATLGVDSVFILLSYVLILNAVLGTASREERLKALNTCVSHVCVVLIFFVPVIGVSIIHRFGQHLAPVVHVLMADMYLLLPPVLNPVVYSVRTKQIRLGILRKFGPGRKF